A single genomic interval of Helianthus annuus cultivar XRQ/B chromosome 6, HanXRQr2.0-SUNRISE, whole genome shotgun sequence harbors:
- the LOC110944889 gene encoding uncharacterized protein LOC110944889, whose translation MQEVRKNALWECSMKTILCFRCGQTGHFANDCKAGPKCYKCGGFGHISRECKGKKGEGSSQGPAEDKKEDVKPKANARAFTMTRAEAKTDPNVVSGTFLVNDVPASVLFDSGASRSFVAHSFCGKLPRMPRKIEEPFCVETVVGRPTSVTDALDDCFIDLEGHRFPASLFIITLGGFDVVLRMD comes from the coding sequence ATGCAGGAAGTGCGGAAAAACGCACTCTGGGAGTGCTCAATGAAGACCATTCTATGTTTCCGTTGTGGGCAAACGGGACACTTTGCTAATGATTGTAAGGCTGGCCCTAAGTGTTACAAATGTGGGGGTTTTGGGCACATATCCAGAGAATGCAAGGGCAAAAAGGGTGAGGGGTCAAGCCAGGGTCCTGCTGAGGACAAGAAAGAGGATGTGAAACCGAAGGCAAATGCACGGGCCTTTACAATGACTAGGGCTGAGGCGAAGACTGATCCGAATGTTGTTTCAGGTACATTCCTTGTTAATGATGTTCctgcttctgtgttatttgactCTGGGGCCAGTAGGAGTTTTGTGGCCCATTCCTTTTGTGGTAAATTGCCTAGAATGCCTAGGAAGATTGAGGAACCATTTTGTGTTGAAACTGTTGTGGGTCGACCTACTAGTGTGACCGATGCTTTAGAtgattgttttattgatttggaAGGTCATAGGTTCCCTGCTAGTCTGTTTATCATTACGTTGGGTGGTTTTGATGTGGTATTGAGAATGGATtag